A portion of the Platichthys flesus chromosome 7, fPlaFle2.1, whole genome shotgun sequence genome contains these proteins:
- the LOC133956668 gene encoding poly(rC)-binding protein 2-like isoform X3, which yields MDSSLVEGGLNVTLTIRLLMHGKEVGSIIGKKGESVKKMREESGARINISEGNCPERIITLAGPTTSIFKAFSMIIEKLEEDISTSMTNSTATSKPPVTMRLVVPASQCGSLIGKGGCKIKEIRESAGAQVQVAGDMLPNSTERAITVAGTPQSIIECVKQICVVMLESPPKGVTIPYRPKPSGSPVIFAGGQAYAVQGQHAIPQPDLTKLHQLAMQQSPFPIAHGNQSFQGGMDASAQTGSHELTIPNDLIGCIIGRQGAKINEIRQMSGAQIKIANPVEGSTDRQVTITGSHASISLAEYLINARLSSEATGLAAN from the exons ATGGACTCTAGCCTGGTTGAAGGAGGACTTAACGTCACCCTAACAATCAGGCTACTCATGCACGGGAAG GAGGTTGGAAGCATCATTGGAAAG AAAGGAGAGTCAGTTAAGAAGATGCGAGAGGAG AGCGGAGCTCGCATCAACATCTCAGAGGGGAACTGTCCGGAGAGGATCATAACCCTCGCAGGACCAACCACCTCCATTTTCAAAGCCTTCTCCATGATCATCGAGAAACTGGAAGAG GACATCAGCACCTCAATGACTAACAGTACAGCCACCAGCAAACCGCCAGTCACCATGCGCCTTGTCGTGCCTGCCAGCCAGTGTGGCTCGCTCATTGGCAAAGGTGGCTGCAAGATCAAGGAAATCAGAGAG TCAGCAGGAGCTCAGGTACAAGTAGCAGGGGACATGTTGCCCAACTCAACAGAGCGTGCCATCACCGTTGCAGGGACCCCCCAGTCCATTATCGAGTGTGTCAAGCAGATCTGTGTCGTCATGCTTGAG TCTCCACCGAAGGGAGTGACCATCCCGTACAGACCCAAACCCTCAGGCTCTCCTGTCATCTTTGCAGGTGGTCAG GCATACGCTGTCCAAGGGCAGCACGCCATTCCACAGCCTGAT CTCACCAAACTTCACCAGCTGGCCATGCAGCAGAGCCCTTTCCCCATTGCACACGGCAACCAGAGCTTCCAGG GCGGGATGGATGCCTCTGCACAAACTGGCTCTCATGAGCTGACCATTCCAAACGAT CTCATTGGTTGCATCATTGGTCGTCAGGGCGCAAAGATCAATGAGATCCGTCAGATGTCAGGTGCTCAGATCAAGATCGCTAACCCCGTGGAGGGCTCAACTGACAGACAGGTCACCATCACTGGCTCCCATGCCAGCATCAGCCTGGCTGAGTACCTGATTAATGCTCG GCTGTCTTCTGAAGCTACTGGACTTGCAGCCAACTGA
- the LOC133956668 gene encoding poly(rC)-binding protein 2-like isoform X1, translated as MDSSLVEGGLNVTLTIRLLMHGKEVGSIIGKKGESVKKMREESGARINISEGNCPERIITLAGPTTSIFKAFSMIIEKLEEDISTSMTNSTATSKPPVTMRLVVPASQCGSLIGKGGCKIKEIRESAGAQVQVAGDMLPNSTERAITVAGTPQSIIECVKQICVVMLESPPKGVTIPYRPKPSGSPVIFAGGQAYAVQGQHAIPQPDLTKLHQLAMQQSPFPIAHGNQSFQGRWTDGKRQFDCCKSVIICLFNTLVGFLCISSGGMDASAQTGSHELTIPNDLIGCIIGRQGAKINEIRQMSGAQIKIANPVEGSTDRQVTITGSHASISLAEYLINARLSSEATGLAAN; from the exons ATGGACTCTAGCCTGGTTGAAGGAGGACTTAACGTCACCCTAACAATCAGGCTACTCATGCACGGGAAG GAGGTTGGAAGCATCATTGGAAAG AAAGGAGAGTCAGTTAAGAAGATGCGAGAGGAG AGCGGAGCTCGCATCAACATCTCAGAGGGGAACTGTCCGGAGAGGATCATAACCCTCGCAGGACCAACCACCTCCATTTTCAAAGCCTTCTCCATGATCATCGAGAAACTGGAAGAG GACATCAGCACCTCAATGACTAACAGTACAGCCACCAGCAAACCGCCAGTCACCATGCGCCTTGTCGTGCCTGCCAGCCAGTGTGGCTCGCTCATTGGCAAAGGTGGCTGCAAGATCAAGGAAATCAGAGAG TCAGCAGGAGCTCAGGTACAAGTAGCAGGGGACATGTTGCCCAACTCAACAGAGCGTGCCATCACCGTTGCAGGGACCCCCCAGTCCATTATCGAGTGTGTCAAGCAGATCTGTGTCGTCATGCTTGAG TCTCCACCGAAGGGAGTGACCATCCCGTACAGACCCAAACCCTCAGGCTCTCCTGTCATCTTTGCAGGTGGTCAG GCATACGCTGTCCAAGGGCAGCACGCCATTCCACAGCCTGAT CTCACCAAACTTCACCAGCTGGCCATGCAGCAGAGCCCTTTCCCCATTGCACACGGCAACCAGAGCTTCCAGGGTAGGTGGACAGATGGAAAGAGGCAGTTTGATTGCTGTAAATCTGTAATAATCTGTTTATTCAACACTCTTGTCGGGTTTCTTTGCATTTCTTCAGGCGGGATGGATGCCTCTGCACAAACTGGCTCTCATGAGCTGACCATTCCAAACGAT CTCATTGGTTGCATCATTGGTCGTCAGGGCGCAAAGATCAATGAGATCCGTCAGATGTCAGGTGCTCAGATCAAGATCGCTAACCCCGTGGAGGGCTCAACTGACAGACAGGTCACCATCACTGGCTCCCATGCCAGCATCAGCCTGGCTGAGTACCTGATTAATGCTCG GCTGTCTTCTGAAGCTACTGGACTTGCAGCCAACTGA
- the LOC133956668 gene encoding poly(rC)-binding protein 2-like isoform X2 produces the protein MDSSLVEGGLNVTLTIRLLMHGKEVGSIIGKKGESVKKMREESGARINISEGNCPERIITLAGPTTSIFKAFSMIIEKLEEDISTSMTNSTATSKPPVTMRLVVPASQCGSLIGKGGCKIKEIRESAGAQVQVAGDMLPNSTERAITVAGTPQSIIECVKQICVVMLESPPKGVTIPYRPKPSGSPVIFAGGQAYAVQGQHAIPQPDVSEGPSLTKLHQLAMQQSPFPIAHGNQSFQGGMDASAQTGSHELTIPNDLIGCIIGRQGAKINEIRQMSGAQIKIANPVEGSTDRQVTITGSHASISLAEYLINARLSSEATGLAAN, from the exons ATGGACTCTAGCCTGGTTGAAGGAGGACTTAACGTCACCCTAACAATCAGGCTACTCATGCACGGGAAG GAGGTTGGAAGCATCATTGGAAAG AAAGGAGAGTCAGTTAAGAAGATGCGAGAGGAG AGCGGAGCTCGCATCAACATCTCAGAGGGGAACTGTCCGGAGAGGATCATAACCCTCGCAGGACCAACCACCTCCATTTTCAAAGCCTTCTCCATGATCATCGAGAAACTGGAAGAG GACATCAGCACCTCAATGACTAACAGTACAGCCACCAGCAAACCGCCAGTCACCATGCGCCTTGTCGTGCCTGCCAGCCAGTGTGGCTCGCTCATTGGCAAAGGTGGCTGCAAGATCAAGGAAATCAGAGAG TCAGCAGGAGCTCAGGTACAAGTAGCAGGGGACATGTTGCCCAACTCAACAGAGCGTGCCATCACCGTTGCAGGGACCCCCCAGTCCATTATCGAGTGTGTCAAGCAGATCTGTGTCGTCATGCTTGAG TCTCCACCGAAGGGAGTGACCATCCCGTACAGACCCAAACCCTCAGGCTCTCCTGTCATCTTTGCAGGTGGTCAG GCATACGCTGTCCAAGGGCAGCACGCCATTCCACAGCCTGATGTAAGTGAAGGGCCCTCT CTCACCAAACTTCACCAGCTGGCCATGCAGCAGAGCCCTTTCCCCATTGCACACGGCAACCAGAGCTTCCAGG GCGGGATGGATGCCTCTGCACAAACTGGCTCTCATGAGCTGACCATTCCAAACGAT CTCATTGGTTGCATCATTGGTCGTCAGGGCGCAAAGATCAATGAGATCCGTCAGATGTCAGGTGCTCAGATCAAGATCGCTAACCCCGTGGAGGGCTCAACTGACAGACAGGTCACCATCACTGGCTCCCATGCCAGCATCAGCCTGGCTGAGTACCTGATTAATGCTCG GCTGTCTTCTGAAGCTACTGGACTTGCAGCCAACTGA